Proteins encoded by one window of Arachis ipaensis cultivar K30076 chromosome B04, Araip1.1, whole genome shotgun sequence:
- the LOC107639493 gene encoding putative GPI-anchor transamidase: protein MEFCFLRILKLTMKVLVMLLLFLGNIRNSAAYFSSSSEATMHTNNWAVLVCTSRFWFNYRHMANTLSLYRTVKRLGISDERIILMLADDMACNARNKYPAQVFNNENHRLNLYGDNVEVDYRGYEVTVENFLRVLTGRHETAVPRSKRLLSDEGSHILLYMTGHGGDEFLKFQDSEELQSHDLADAVKQMKEKGRFKELLIMVDTCQASTLFSQLQSPGVLAIGSSMKGENSYSHHLDSDVGVSVVDRFTFYTLAFFERLNMYDNASLSSLFNSYNPNLLMSTAYYRRDLYQRHLEEVPVTNFFGSVMETIHTDSAYTSFTNKNFGGAKTKIFLGQSFSSSDINSVRNSDDEDQFNNLTAEEDQHNEVGQCIFCAMDSGHLWSVIIGNVITHESVDFFVCYGLVLMLPLLVFSTWLSL from the exons ATGGAATTTTGCTTCCTAAGGATTTTAAAGCTCACTATGAAAGTACTCGTGATGTTATTGCTATTTCTGGGCAATATCAGGAACTCTGCAGcatatttttcatcttcttctgaGGCTACCATGCATACTAATAATTGGGCTGTTCTGGTCTGCACATCACGCTTCTG GTTTAACTATCGACATATGGCAAATACGTTGTCACTGTATAG GACAGTTAAGCGGCTAGGAATATCTGATGAGAGGATTATACTCATGCTAGCAGATGACATGGCATGTAATGCAAGAAACAAGTACCCTGCCCAAGTTTTTAATAACGAAAACCATAGACTTAACCTGTATGGGGACAATGTTGAG GTAGATTATCGTGGTTATGAAGTGACAGTTGAAAACTTTCTGCGTGTGCTTACTGGACGTCATGAGACTGCTGTTCCAAGGTCCAAGCGACTTCTTAGTGATGAAGGAAGTCATATTCTTCTCTATATGACAGGGCACGGTGGTGATGAGTTTTTGAAGTTTCAGGATTCAGAAGAACTTCAGAGTCATGATTTAGCTGATGCTGTGAAGCAAATGAAAGAGAAGGGCAG GTTTAAGGAACTGCTGATAATGGTGGACACTTGCCAAGCTTCTACTCTCTTCTCTCAG CTTCAATCACCTGGAGTTCTGGCAATTGGAAGTAGCATGAAAGGAGAGAATTCATATTCACATCACTTGGATTCAGAC GTTGGTGTTTCAGTTGTTGATCGTTTCACTTTCTACACACTTGCCTTCTTTGAGAGGCTGAATATGTATGACAATGCCTCATTGAGCAG TCTTTTCAATTCATATAATCCAAATCTGTTGATGTCAACTGCTTACTACAGAAGGGACCTATACCAACGCCATTTAGAAGAG GTACCTGTGACAAACTTCTTTGGCTCTGTGATGGAAACAATACACACTGATTCAGCATATACATCCTtcacaaataaaaattttgggggAGCTAAAACCAAAATATTTTTGGGTCAATCTTTCTCCAGCAGTGACATAAATTCTGTGAGAAACTCTGATGATGAAGATCAATTCAATAATTTAACGGCAGAG GAAGATCAACACAATGAAGTTGGACAGTGTATTTTCTGTGCCATGGATAGTGGACATCTGTGGAGTGTTATTATCGGCAATGTTATTACACACGAAAGTGTTGATTTCTTTGTGTGCTATGGCCTGGTTTTAATGCTTCCTCTTTTGGTGTTTTCGACATGGCTATCATTGTAA